One Capsicum annuum cultivar UCD-10X-F1 chromosome 2, UCD10Xv1.1, whole genome shotgun sequence genomic window carries:
- the LOC107860739 gene encoding lysine histidine transporter 1 produces the protein MGTQAPSDYNDSKIDTRTEEEKAIDAWLPITSSRNAKWWYSAFHNVTAMVGAGVLSLPYAMAELGWGPGVTVMILSWIVTLYTLWQMVEMHEMVPGKRFDRYHELGQHAFGEKLGLWIVVPQQLIVEVGVDIVYMVTGGKSLKKVHDLICKPEEGCANIKLSYFIMIFASVHFVLSHLPNFNSISGVSLAAAVMSLSYSTIAWGASVKKGVQPDVDYGYKAHSTSGTIFDFLSGLGEVAFAYAGHNVVLEIQATIPSTPDKPSKIPMWRGVVVAYIVVALCYFPVAFIGYWMFGNDVEDNILISLNKPTWLIVMANLFVVIHVIGSYQIYAMPVFDMIETVLVKKLRFRPTWYLRFVTRNVYVAFTMFVGITFPFFGGLLGFFGGFAFAPTTYFLPCIMWLAIYKPRRWSLSWMTNWICIILGVLLMVLAPIGGLRSIIVQAKSYKFYN, from the exons ATTGATACAAGAACGGAAGAAGAGAAGGCAATCGATGCGTGGCTTCCCATTACTTCTTCGAGGAATGCAAAATGGTGGTATTCAGCTTTTCACAATGTTACCGCTATGGTTGGTGCTGGTGTACTCAGTCTTCCTTATGCAATGGCAGAGCTTGGATG GGGTCCTGGTGTAACGGTGATGATATTATCCTGGATTGTCACTTTGTACACGCTATGGCAAATGGTTGAAATGCACGAAATGGTTCCAGGGAAACGTTTCGATAGATATCACGAGTTGGGGCAACACGCTTTCGGAGAAAAACTGGGACTGTGGATTGTTGTGCCCCAGCAGTTAATTGTCGAAGTTGGTGTTGACATTGTTTATATGGTTACCGGAGGAAAATCACTCAAGAAGGTCCACGATTTGATTTGCAAACCTGAGGAGGGCTGTGCAAATATCAAACTATCATACTTCATCATGATATTTGCCTCTGTACATTTTGTGCTCTCTCATCTTCCCAATTTCAATTCCATATCTGGTGTGTCTTTGGCAGCAGCTGTTATGTCCTTGAG TTACTCTACAATTGCTTGGGGGGCATCAGTTAAGAAGGGTGTACAACCGGACGTGGATTACGGGTACAAGGCTCACAGCACGTCAGGAACCATTTTCGATTTTCTCAGTGGGTTGGGAGAAGTGGCTTTTGCATATGCGGGTCATAATGTGGTGTTGGAGATTCAAGCTACAATCCCTTCAACACCTGACAAACCTTCGAAAATACCTATGTGGAGGGGAGTTGTTGTTGCTTACATAGTCGTGGCTCTCTGTTACTTCCCTGTTGCTTTTATTGGATACTGGATGTTTGGAAATGATGTGGAAGACAACATTCTCATCTCTTTGAACAAACCTACATGGTTGATCGTCATGGCTAACTTGTTTGTCGTCATCCACGTTATTGGGAGCTATCAG ATCTACGCAATGCCAGTGTTTGACATGATTGAGACCGTGCTTGTTAAGAAACTTAGGTTCAGGCCTACGTGGTACTTGCGATTTGTTACCAGAAACGTCTATGTTG CCTTCACAATGTTTGTTGGAATCACCTTCCCTTTCTTTGGGGGTCTTCTTGGATTCTTTGGAGGATTTGCTTTTGCCCCAACAACATATTTT cTGCCTTGCATCATGTGGCTTGCAATCTACAAACCAAGGAGATGGAGTCTCTCTTGGATGACTAATTGG ATTTGCATAATTCTTGGAGTTCTATTGATGGTCTTAGCACCAATTGGTGGCTTGAGATCCATCATAGTACAAGCAAAGAGTTACAAGTTTTACAATTAG